One window of Chloroflexus aggregans DSM 9485 genomic DNA carries:
- a CDS encoding alpha/beta fold hydrolase, translating to MSVIHLDNRLAHYEVFGRGQPIIFLHSWIGSWRYWVPIMDLASERYRAYAFDFWGFGESDRRGDQFSVPTYVAMLMQFMDRLGIARATLVGHGMGGMVAIIAAHQHPERFNRLLTVATPLHGQVLAQHIKPGTLSRLLGMNTSQNGWARMVRSLQVADTEIQQEIEEDTISLSEHVLNRVHESLLETDLRPHIISLQTPLLAVYGGKDPIVNPAHAAFLNELAERPIQLLVLPKASHFPFLEQANTFGRMLLDFLVSQGTAIEIKEEWRRRVNQREYL from the coding sequence ATGAGCGTTATCCACCTCGACAATCGGCTCGCCCACTACGAAGTATTCGGGCGCGGTCAGCCGATCATCTTTCTGCATAGCTGGATCGGCTCGTGGCGGTATTGGGTGCCGATCATGGATCTTGCTTCCGAACGGTACCGCGCCTATGCGTTCGATTTCTGGGGTTTTGGCGAGAGCGACCGGCGCGGTGATCAGTTTTCGGTACCGACATATGTTGCGATGCTGATGCAATTTATGGACCGGCTGGGCATTGCCCGAGCGACGTTGGTGGGACATGGTATGGGCGGGATGGTGGCGATTATCGCTGCTCACCAACATCCAGAGCGGTTCAATCGATTGCTGACCGTCGCTACGCCCCTCCACGGCCAAGTGTTGGCCCAACATATCAAGCCGGGGACGCTCTCTCGTTTGCTGGGCATGAACACCAGCCAGAACGGTTGGGCGCGGATGGTACGCTCATTACAGGTAGCGGATACCGAGATTCAGCAGGAGATTGAGGAAGACACGATCAGCTTGAGCGAACATGTGTTGAACCGGGTTCACGAGTCGTTGCTCGAGACGGACCTGCGCCCTCACATTATTTCGTTACAGACCCCATTGCTGGCGGTATACGGTGGCAAAGATCCGATTGTCAATCCGGCGCACGCCGCATTTCTCAACGAGCTGGCCGAGCGCCCAATTCAGTTGCTGGTGTTACCGAAAGCTAGCCACTTCCCCTTCCTCGAGCAGGCTAATACGTTTGGTCGAATGTTACTTGATTTCTTGGTTTCACAGGGGACGGCGATTGAAATAAAAGAAGAGTGGCGGCGACGGGTAAATCAACGTGAGTATCTGTAG
- a CDS encoding valine--tRNA ligase, which yields MTDPTAARPLEMAKAYEHRLVEQRLYDWWERSGLFAPRDDAPRPPFVISIPPPNVTGELHLGHAMFVAIEDLMIRWRRMQGYQTLWVPGTDHAGIATQTQVEKLLEREGTSRQAVGREEFLRRTWEWKEKYGGEITRQLRRLGASCDWSRERFTLDPGLSRAVHTAFKRLYDDGLIYRGIYLVNWSPKLQTAVSDLEVEYEERNVSIWYVCYPIRTATWTGPTAPWGSGQWAAGATEFITVATTRPETILGDTAVAVSPGDARYAHLVGKEAILPALGRPIPIIADEYVDPEFGSGAVKITPGHDKNDYEVGKRHNLPMINIMNPDATINEAGGPYVGLDRFACRKAILADLEREGLLVKTEPHKMNVGISQRGGEIIEPLLSEQWFVRTKPLAELAIAAVRDGRVRIVPERFEKVYFHWLEHIEDWCISRQLWWGHRIPVWYLPDGSIVVPGSDEPPPAEGVQDPDVLDTWFSSGLWPFSTLGWPDDTDDYRRFYPTSVMETGYDILFFWVARMMMMGCYLTGQPPFHTVYLHGLVRDEHGRKMSKSFGNVVNPLEVVEQYGSDALRYTLVTSGTPGQDVNLNPQRIEAARNFANKIWNITRFVIGKLGDLPRTDSVKITPEILHREEFTLADRWILSRYAYLVAEVDRLMEGYNFGEAGRQMHDFLWGEFADWYVEIAKVQLEGDAQRANLTRRVLFTVLDGSLRLLHPFMPFVTEEVWQYLTEAYQQPDPTPTTPYAELGRRTLSYAAYPTPLAGMHDEAVEADWALVQELIVAIRNVRSEYKVEPAKWIAAIVVAGERADLFRTQTPLISRLARVAADKLTIVTDLAERPRQAASIVIGAVECFLPLAGLIDIVAERDRLQKELAQAEADVARRSARLANESFVGKAPPHVVQKEREALAAAEAAVARLRERIAELEA from the coding sequence ATGACCGATCCGACTGCTGCCCGCCCACTTGAGATGGCCAAAGCCTATGAACATCGCCTCGTCGAGCAGCGGCTTTACGATTGGTGGGAACGTAGTGGCCTTTTCGCGCCGCGTGATGATGCTCCCCGACCACCGTTTGTTATTTCGATACCACCCCCCAACGTCACCGGTGAATTGCATCTCGGCCACGCGATGTTTGTCGCGATTGAGGATCTCATGATCCGCTGGCGTCGCATGCAAGGCTATCAGACGCTATGGGTGCCTGGTACTGACCACGCCGGGATTGCGACCCAGACGCAGGTCGAAAAGTTGCTCGAACGTGAAGGTACGTCGCGGCAGGCAGTAGGGCGTGAAGAGTTTCTACGCCGCACGTGGGAGTGGAAAGAGAAGTACGGTGGCGAGATTACTCGTCAGTTACGTCGGTTAGGTGCGTCGTGTGATTGGTCGCGCGAACGCTTTACTCTTGACCCCGGCCTCTCGCGTGCGGTCCATACCGCTTTTAAGCGCCTGTATGACGACGGCCTGATCTATCGTGGTATCTATCTCGTCAATTGGTCGCCCAAGCTGCAAACGGCGGTGAGCGACCTTGAGGTCGAATACGAAGAGCGTAATGTCTCGATCTGGTACGTGTGTTACCCTATCCGTACCGCTACGTGGACCGGTCCGACTGCGCCGTGGGGATCGGGTCAGTGGGCTGCCGGTGCTACCGAGTTTATAACCGTTGCCACTACTCGCCCTGAAACGATTCTAGGCGATACCGCTGTGGCCGTCTCACCCGGTGATGCGCGTTATGCCCATCTTGTCGGCAAGGAAGCGATCTTGCCGGCTTTGGGTCGTCCTATTCCGATCATCGCCGATGAATATGTCGATCCGGAGTTCGGTTCGGGTGCGGTCAAGATTACGCCCGGTCACGACAAGAATGACTATGAGGTCGGCAAACGCCATAATTTGCCGATGATTAACATCATGAATCCCGATGCGACCATTAACGAAGCAGGTGGTCCTTACGTCGGGCTTGATCGCTTTGCGTGTCGTAAGGCGATTCTGGCCGATCTTGAACGCGAAGGCTTGCTGGTCAAGACCGAACCACACAAGATGAACGTCGGGATTAGTCAGCGTGGTGGTGAGATCATCGAACCGCTCCTCTCTGAGCAGTGGTTTGTCCGCACCAAACCGCTCGCCGAGTTGGCCATCGCTGCGGTACGGGATGGCCGCGTGCGGATCGTTCCTGAACGATTCGAGAAGGTTTATTTTCACTGGCTCGAACATATCGAAGACTGGTGTATTTCGCGCCAGCTCTGGTGGGGCCATCGGATTCCGGTCTGGTATCTACCCGATGGCTCTATCGTGGTGCCCGGATCTGACGAGCCACCGCCTGCCGAAGGTGTCCAAGACCCAGATGTACTCGATACATGGTTCAGCTCCGGTCTGTGGCCGTTTAGTACGCTCGGTTGGCCTGACGATACCGACGATTACCGCCGGTTCTATCCGACCAGCGTGATGGAGACCGGCTACGATATCTTGTTCTTCTGGGTGGCGCGGATGATGATGATGGGTTGCTACCTTACCGGTCAGCCACCATTCCATACCGTCTATCTGCACGGCCTCGTGCGTGACGAACACGGACGCAAGATGTCGAAGTCGTTCGGGAACGTCGTCAATCCGCTTGAGGTCGTCGAGCAGTACGGCTCTGATGCGCTGCGCTACACCTTGGTAACGAGTGGTACGCCTGGCCAAGATGTTAATCTCAACCCACAACGGATTGAAGCGGCGCGTAATTTTGCCAACAAGATTTGGAATATTACGCGGTTTGTGATCGGTAAATTGGGCGATCTGCCCCGTACCGACAGTGTGAAGATTACGCCAGAGATACTGCACCGCGAGGAGTTTACCCTTGCCGATCGCTGGATTCTCTCGCGCTATGCCTATCTGGTAGCCGAGGTGGATCGGTTGATGGAAGGGTACAACTTTGGTGAAGCCGGTCGTCAAATGCACGATTTCCTGTGGGGTGAGTTTGCCGACTGGTATGTCGAGATTGCTAAGGTGCAGCTTGAAGGTGATGCCCAACGGGCTAACCTCACCCGGCGCGTGCTCTTTACCGTGCTTGATGGTAGCTTACGACTGCTCCATCCCTTTATGCCCTTCGTGACCGAGGAGGTGTGGCAGTATCTCACCGAAGCCTACCAACAGCCCGATCCTACTCCCACCACGCCCTACGCCGAATTGGGTCGGCGTACCCTCAGCTACGCAGCTTATCCAACACCGCTTGCAGGAATGCACGACGAAGCGGTTGAGGCCGATTGGGCGTTGGTGCAAGAGCTGATTGTGGCCATTCGGAATGTGCGCAGTGAGTACAAAGTTGAACCGGCGAAGTGGATTGCGGCTATAGTTGTAGCAGGCGAACGCGCTGATCTGTTCCGCACTCAGACCCCGTTGATCAGCCGGTTGGCCCGCGTTGCTGCCGACAAACTCACCATCGTCACCGATCTTGCCGAACGTCCACGTCAAGCCGCGTCGATTGTGATCGGCGCTGTCGAATGTTTCCTACCACTGGCCGGTCTCATCGATATTGTCGCAGAACGCGACCGTCTCCAAAAAGAACTGGCCCAAGCCGAAGCAGACGTTGCCCGTCGTAGCGCTCGGCTTGCCAACGAGAGCTTTGTCGGCAAAGCTCCACCACACGTTGTCCAAAAAGAGCGTGAAGCGCTTGCCGCGGCAGAGGCAGCGGTAGCCCGTCTGCGCGAGCGGATTGCCGAGCTTGAGGCGTAG
- a CDS encoding ABC transporter ATP-binding protein — translation MTPPLIQLNNITKVYVMGETEVHALRGISLTINQGEMVAIMGPSGSGKSTLMNIIGCLDRPTSGEYLLEGVNVGELSDDELAIIRNEKIGFVFQQYMLLQRTTALRNVELPMLYGRGRPDRQERARRALEAVGMGDRLHHRPNELSGGQQQRVAIARALVNEPRIIMADEPTGALDSRTGAEIMGIFQRLNAEQGITVILVTHEHDVAQHAERIISVRDGLIADDRPVTNRTIAWRELATG, via the coding sequence ATGACACCACCTCTGATTCAACTGAACAATATTACGAAAGTCTATGTCATGGGCGAGACGGAAGTACACGCTTTACGCGGCATATCGCTTACCATCAACCAAGGGGAGATGGTAGCGATTATGGGACCGTCGGGGAGCGGCAAGAGTACGTTGATGAACATCATCGGCTGTCTCGACCGGCCAACGTCAGGTGAATACTTGCTGGAAGGGGTGAATGTTGGTGAACTGAGTGACGATGAGCTGGCGATCATCCGTAATGAGAAGATCGGCTTTGTGTTTCAGCAGTACATGCTGTTACAACGAACTACCGCTCTGCGAAATGTCGAGCTGCCGATGCTGTACGGACGGGGACGGCCAGATCGACAAGAGCGGGCACGGCGCGCTTTGGAAGCGGTGGGTATGGGAGACCGACTGCACCACCGGCCCAATGAGCTGTCAGGTGGGCAACAACAGCGCGTGGCGATTGCGCGAGCATTGGTCAATGAGCCGCGAATCATTATGGCCGATGAGCCGACCGGTGCGCTTGACTCACGTACCGGCGCCGAGATCATGGGTATTTTTCAGCGGCTCAATGCTGAACAGGGCATCACCGTCATTCTCGTGACACACGAGCACGATGTAGCTCAACACGCCGAGCGGATTATTAGCGTGCGAGATGGTCTGATCGCCGATGACCGACCGGTAACGAACCGCACGATTGCGTGGCGTGAGCTGGCAACAGGATGA
- a CDS encoding DUF2325 domain-containing protein, which yields MQMDNNSQLIAAITAIVTALQNQAQVDASLRHHLRVLGEALLAMADDASATAVSEPVQLEYDEPSASATVAGEEAVATAPELPQATLPRATEADLLRLVDHFSGNKAHVPPPAPVAKSAPTDANEVELLTNLSTCLFNKAAYIRQVLDEPESALDKTEPCTAWIVNQLKQTLTKRRDDWAVLAGSCEVAAIVVDALSEIVDNPSFKQELKEGLALAAEAQSALFVAVQRLRKKPDPTQLQLFEWLQRRTKQDGIYLERYMRRADQADPTQWQTRRARVEEWRAALDQAIYRRRRQRKLLNKLRYQLDQVQRGDDEQWPKALQTVITLVDLGIPPSDRTLRRLLLPFRERLHTVSEEARQLAWVVRELDRAAPALPDDEEGAVIEEVRDNPLVKQVAELLQNKSVVLIGGDERPQIKQMIEEEFKLRELIWCDTRPHHSYVFTEPSIARPEVAVVLLAIRWASHGLGSVKDFCDRYNKPLVRLPAGYSVSQIAYQIWEQASSRLRDGLSADR from the coding sequence ATGCAAATGGACAACAATTCCCAACTAATCGCCGCTATTACTGCCATCGTGACTGCGTTGCAGAATCAGGCTCAGGTTGATGCTTCCTTGCGTCATCATCTGCGGGTGCTCGGTGAAGCACTGCTGGCAATGGCCGACGATGCATCTGCCACAGCGGTGTCCGAGCCGGTACAGCTCGAATACGACGAGCCATCTGCATCTGCGACCGTTGCCGGCGAGGAAGCGGTTGCCACCGCACCTGAATTACCACAGGCCACCTTACCACGCGCTACCGAAGCAGATTTATTACGCTTAGTCGATCACTTTTCCGGGAATAAAGCCCACGTACCTCCCCCCGCACCGGTCGCGAAGTCGGCACCCACAGATGCTAATGAGGTGGAGCTGCTCACCAACCTTAGTACGTGTTTATTTAACAAGGCTGCGTATATCAGGCAAGTGCTTGACGAACCGGAATCGGCACTCGACAAAACTGAACCGTGTACGGCGTGGATTGTCAATCAACTCAAACAAACGCTTACAAAACGACGCGACGATTGGGCGGTGTTGGCCGGTTCGTGCGAAGTGGCAGCTATCGTTGTTGATGCGCTCAGTGAAATCGTTGACAATCCGTCCTTCAAACAGGAGCTGAAGGAAGGGTTAGCCCTTGCCGCTGAAGCTCAATCGGCGCTATTTGTGGCAGTTCAACGGTTGCGTAAGAAACCCGATCCGACGCAATTACAGCTCTTTGAGTGGTTGCAACGGCGTACTAAGCAAGATGGTATCTACCTTGAGCGCTATATGCGACGTGCCGATCAGGCCGATCCGACCCAATGGCAAACACGACGAGCACGGGTGGAAGAATGGCGTGCGGCCCTTGATCAGGCGATCTATCGCCGCCGGCGGCAACGTAAACTCCTAAATAAATTGCGTTATCAGCTCGATCAAGTTCAACGCGGTGACGATGAGCAGTGGCCTAAGGCGCTCCAAACAGTTATCACCCTGGTTGATCTTGGCATACCGCCGAGTGATCGTACCCTGCGCCGCTTACTCCTCCCATTTCGTGAACGACTGCATACGGTAAGCGAGGAGGCGCGTCAGTTGGCGTGGGTTGTGCGTGAGTTAGACCGTGCCGCGCCGGCGTTGCCTGATGATGAAGAGGGGGCAGTTATCGAAGAGGTTCGTGATAACCCATTGGTGAAGCAGGTGGCTGAGCTGTTGCAGAACAAAAGCGTCGTCTTGATCGGTGGTGATGAGCGCCCGCAGATCAAACAGATGATCGAGGAAGAGTTCAAGCTACGTGAACTGATCTGGTGTGATACGCGACCGCATCATAGTTATGTCTTCACCGAACCATCCATTGCCCGGCCAGAAGTCGCCGTGGTCTTGCTTGCCATCCGCTGGGCCAGTCACGGGTTAGGTTCCGTCAAAGACTTTTGTGATCGATACAATAAACCACTGGTCCGCCTACCCGCCGGCTACAGTGTGAGTCAGATTGCCTACCAAATCTGGGAGCAAGCGAGTAGCCGCCTCCGCGATGGTTTAAGTGCAGATAGATAA
- a CDS encoding TIGR04086 family membrane protein, which yields MNIRWTAVISGFMADFALTIILQVMIIATGQSAVFTEPSWQNPIHVLLILCGASLTGLGGFVAGWLTDNAFTIHGLLVGVVGVLVAALANVGIEVPRLLLLGQVLGCILGALGGAIAGRMHKTSKIG from the coding sequence GTGAACATTCGTTGGACGGCGGTTATTTCTGGGTTTATGGCCGATTTTGCGCTGACCATCATCTTACAGGTGATGATTATCGCTACCGGCCAAAGTGCAGTATTTACCGAGCCGTCGTGGCAAAATCCGATCCATGTGCTCTTAATCCTCTGTGGCGCTAGCCTTACCGGTCTGGGCGGCTTTGTCGCCGGTTGGCTGACCGACAATGCGTTCACCATTCACGGGCTGCTGGTCGGGGTCGTCGGGGTTTTGGTGGCCGCATTAGCCAACGTGGGCATTGAGGTACCGCGATTGCTTCTGCTGGGGCAGGTGCTGGGATGCATCCTCGGTGCGTTAGGCGGAGCAATAGCCGGACGGATGCATAAGACATCGAAAATCGGTTAG